A genomic window from endosymbiont of Galathealinum brachiosum includes:
- a CDS encoding DNA internalization-related competence protein ComEC/Rec2, which translates to MIRILVVSDSRMTQKMPSLPLVAISLLAGVCFLQIQPDLYGPFWTDSVMLIFLPLSLWLFYRLPESRHVLAFQTGYLWALLFAHIYLYQLLPDDLSGQDVLIEGVVVGLPDHTGRSVRFNFNVTKFTLLNATNGGNKKPDLLSALPSRLRLSWYYHKGQIKTGEYWQIQVRLKAPHGMQNLGGFDYEKWLYQQGIQATGYIRKSSLNKRLKKSRVSIDSVRENLSSILSRLPDTEYQGLLQALTIGHKSEISHQQWDVLRKTGTSHLMAISGLHIGLVAGLVFFTVRRFVPAIICKYSSAPQVAALISLIFAGYYALLAGFSVPTQRAFIMLLVIMLALVIKRPAFSLNTLSLALISVLLIDPSSVLSVGFWLSFLAVLVITLVSSSRVVDQHCRIKVWLQGVKIQWLIALAMLPLSLLLFQQGSLISPLVNMFIIPLVGMVIVPLSLLASLISLLSADLSLWLFTQTSELFSVIWHLTEWFADMRVSSVPLSSIPLFHSALALSGVVLLLLPGGFPLRYSGLIMILPMLLYQYPRPDQGAFWVSVLDVGQGLSVVVQTRDKTLLYDTGAKLGERFDLGERVIVPYLNYVDIQTLDLLMVSHGDNDHAGGADSVLRMMNVKRLLAAENVINQKSRISYSDKVCVSGQSWVWNEVSFEVLHPDQAYKKPNNRSCVLKVWNQHYSLLIPGDIERKIELKMLSHNIKKLKADILIMPHHGSNTSSTQRWLDEINPRLAISSAGFNNRFGHPTQKVLKRYQKQGSHVLNTANSGMIQLKLPDTSGDVLELVSQQRKVSTHYWNHRF; encoded by the coding sequence ATGATAAGGATTTTAGTTGTGTCTGATTCAAGGATGACTCAAAAGATGCCATCGCTACCCCTGGTGGCTATTTCTCTTTTGGCGGGTGTTTGTTTTCTGCAAATACAGCCTGATCTTTACGGTCCTTTCTGGACTGATAGTGTAATGCTCATCTTTTTACCTCTCTCTTTGTGGCTATTTTATCGCCTGCCTGAATCGCGTCACGTTCTGGCATTTCAAACAGGATATTTATGGGCCTTGCTATTCGCTCATATTTATTTATATCAGCTATTACCTGATGATTTATCAGGTCAGGATGTGTTAATTGAAGGTGTTGTTGTTGGGTTGCCCGATCATACAGGTCGTTCTGTACGATTTAACTTTAATGTTACTAAATTCACATTATTAAATGCGACCAATGGGGGCAATAAAAAACCTGACTTATTATCTGCATTGCCGTCCCGGCTGCGATTAAGCTGGTATTACCATAAAGGTCAAATTAAAACAGGAGAATACTGGCAAATACAGGTTCGATTGAAAGCACCTCATGGTATGCAGAATCTGGGTGGTTTTGATTATGAAAAATGGCTGTATCAACAGGGTATACAGGCGACAGGTTATATTAGAAAAAGCAGTTTAAATAAACGCTTAAAGAAGAGTAGAGTAAGTATTGATAGTGTTAGAGAGAATTTATCATCTATATTATCCAGACTACCAGACACAGAATATCAGGGGTTATTACAGGCGTTAACGATTGGTCATAAGTCTGAAATTAGCCATCAGCAGTGGGATGTTCTAAGAAAAACAGGGACAAGTCATTTGATGGCAATTTCTGGCCTGCATATTGGTCTGGTTGCGGGGTTGGTCTTTTTCACTGTTCGACGTTTTGTACCAGCTATTATATGTAAATATAGTAGTGCGCCACAGGTGGCGGCATTGATTAGTTTAATTTTTGCGGGTTATTATGCGTTGCTTGCAGGTTTTTCCGTACCGACACAACGTGCATTTATTATGTTGCTGGTAATAATGCTGGCGCTTGTAATAAAACGTCCCGCTTTTAGTTTAAATACGTTATCTCTTGCGCTTATTAGTGTTTTGTTGATTGATCCTTCATCTGTATTGTCGGTGGGGTTCTGGTTATCATTTCTGGCTGTTCTGGTAATTACTCTGGTTTCAAGCTCACGTGTAGTTGATCAGCATTGCAGAATTAAAGTCTGGTTACAGGGTGTTAAAATTCAATGGTTAATAGCTTTAGCGATGTTACCCCTGAGTTTACTGTTATTTCAGCAGGGTTCATTAATTTCTCCACTGGTTAATATGTTCATTATACCGTTGGTAGGCATGGTGATTGTGCCACTGTCACTATTGGCCAGTTTAATTAGTCTACTGTCAGCAGATCTGAGTTTATGGTTATTTACCCAGACGAGTGAGTTATTTTCTGTAATCTGGCATTTGACCGAATGGTTTGCTGATATGCGTGTTTCCAGTGTGCCGCTTTCTTCAATTCCTCTGTTTCATAGTGCTCTGGCATTGTCAGGTGTTGTTTTATTACTACTACCAGGCGGATTTCCATTACGTTATTCCGGTTTAATTATGATATTGCCAATGCTGTTATATCAATATCCCCGACCAGATCAGGGTGCGTTCTGGGTTTCAGTACTTGATGTCGGGCAGGGCCTGTCTGTTGTCGTTCAAACCAGAGATAAAACACTGTTATATGATACCGGGGCAAAACTTGGAGAAAGATTCGATCTTGGTGAGCGTGTTATTGTGCCTTATTTAAATTATGTCGATATTCAGACGTTAGATTTACTGATGGTAAGTCACGGTGATAATGATCATGCAGGTGGGGCTGATTCGGTATTAAGAATGATGAATGTTAAGCGGCTTTTAGCCGCAGAAAATGTAATTAACCAGAAATCGCGTATAAGTTATTCAGATAAAGTCTGTGTGTCAGGCCAAAGCTGGGTGTGGAATGAGGTGAGCTTTGAAGTTTTACACCCTGACCAGGCTTATAAGAAACCAAATAATCGTAGTTGCGTGTTAAAAGTCTGGAACCAGCACTACAGTTTGCTGATACCTGGCGATATAGAGCGTAAAATCGAGCTTAAAATGCTCAGTCATAATATTAAAAAATTAAAAGCAGATATATTGATAATGCCGCATCATGGCAGTAATACCTCATCAACCCAGCGCTGGCTTGATGAAATTAATCCCCGTCTGGCAATTTCATCTGCCGGTTTTAATAATCGATTTGGTCATCCTACACAAAAAGTGCTGAAACGTTATCAAAAACAGGGTAGTCATGTGTTAAATACGGCTAATAGCGGGATGATTCAGTTGAAGTTACCGGATACTTCAGGTGATGTGCTTGAGCTAGTCAGTCAACAGAGAAAAGTTAGTACTCATTATTGGAATCATCGCTTCTGA
- a CDS encoding tetraacyldisaccharide 4'-kinase has product MKRLDYYWSSINFVSMMLLPLAGFYCFVSTLRKKLYKSGVLKSYKAPLPVIIVGNITVGGTGKTPLIIELVKQLQSRGRKPCVISRGYGGNASIWPQIVNDKSFAETVGDEPQLIFQNTGCPVVVGPNRKEDIELLIKQFDCDVVLSDDGLQHYALQRDIEISVVDAQRQFGNGFCLPSGPLRENVSRLKQLDMVLLNGGSDKEVSFVMLPNECVSVGKREADQLSLSNLSDKTVHAIAGIGNPDRFFQMLKAYNINVIPHSFEDHYMYKQTDLNFNDDCPVLMTEKDAIKCINFELSNHWSVPIEIKLSETAQLQMNQIFDSLAK; this is encoded by the coding sequence ATGAAACGTCTTGATTATTACTGGAGTAGCATTAATTTTGTATCAATGATGTTACTACCTTTGGCCGGTTTTTATTGTTTTGTAAGTACACTCAGAAAAAAATTATATAAATCAGGTGTTTTAAAATCTTATAAAGCGCCACTTCCCGTTATTATTGTCGGTAATATTACTGTTGGTGGTACGGGTAAAACGCCTTTAATAATTGAACTTGTAAAACAATTACAGTCACGGGGCAGAAAACCCTGTGTTATTAGTCGAGGTTACGGAGGTAATGCTTCGATCTGGCCGCAAATAGTTAATGATAAATCTTTTGCAGAAACAGTCGGTGATGAGCCGCAATTGATCTTTCAGAATACCGGATGCCCGGTTGTCGTGGGGCCGAATAGAAAAGAAGATATAGAGCTTTTGATTAAACAATTTGATTGTGATGTTGTTTTATCAGATGACGGATTACAGCATTACGCACTACAACGTGACATTGAAATTTCAGTTGTTGATGCGCAGAGACAGTTTGGAAATGGATTTTGTCTGCCCTCAGGACCGTTGAGAGAAAATGTTTCGCGTCTTAAACAGCTCGATATGGTGTTACTAAATGGTGGTAGTGATAAGGAAGTATCATTTGTTATGCTACCGAATGAATGTGTCTCAGTGGGTAAAAGGGAAGCTGATCAACTGAGTCTTAGTAATTTATCGGATAAAACTGTACATGCAATAGCGGGTATCGGAAATCCGGATCGTTTTTTTCAGATGTTAAAGGCATATAACATTAATGTTATTCCCCATTCATTTGAAGATCATTATATGTATAAACAGACAGATCTAAATTTTAATGATGACTGCCCCGTGTTAATGACTGAAAAAGATGCGATAAAATGTATTAACTTTGAATTATCAAATCACTGGTCTGTGCCAATTGAGATAAAACTATCTGAAACTGCACAGTTACAGATGAATCAAATTTTTGATTCACTTGCAAAATAA
- a CDS encoding tetraacyldisaccharide 4'-kinase, protein MDKKQIQMMVCPECNGKLDYDKNKKELICDNCKVAFPVKDGIPVMLIDEARQLDKD, encoded by the coding sequence ATGGATAAAAAACAAATACAGATGATGGTTTGTCCTGAATGTAATGGCAAACTTGATTATGATAAAAATAAAAAAGAACTGATATGTGATAACTGTAAAGTCGCTTTTCCCGTAAAAGATGGTATTCCAGTTATGTTAATTGATGAAGCTCGACAATTAGATAAAGATTAA
- a CDS encoding lysogenization regulator HflD, protein MEYNQQDRTLALAGIYQSVILVKEVANTGNVADAQLTSILETLFRFDANNVMDVYGDTSTIKKGLTALHDQLSGNQNKDDIDITRYVIQLLHLEKTLKKSPSMMDKLASELENTRSKMDYFHVSHENIIASLADIYQQHISPIGPKIMVQGEHTYLSQSRNANKIRALLFAGIRSAVLWRQCGGSRWQLLLSRKKYIDSAKALLK, encoded by the coding sequence ATGGAATATAATCAACAAGATCGCACTCTTGCACTCGCAGGCATATATCAGTCTGTTATTCTGGTAAAAGAAGTTGCCAATACAGGCAATGTTGCAGATGCTCAATTAACATCAATACTGGAAACATTATTTCGTTTTGATGCAAACAATGTAATGGATGTATATGGAGATACCTCTACAATAAAAAAAGGCTTAACAGCTTTACATGATCAGCTATCCGGTAATCAGAATAAAGATGATATAGATATCACCCGCTACGTCATACAACTACTACATCTTGAAAAAACACTAAAAAAATCACCTTCAATGATGGATAAACTGGCTAGTGAACTTGAAAACACCCGCAGCAAAATGGATTACTTTCATGTTAGCCATGAAAACATAATCGCGAGTCTGGCTGATATTTATCAGCAGCATATCAGTCCTATCGGACCAAAAATCATGGTTCAGGGTGAACACACCTATTTATCACAATCAAGAAATGCGAATAAAATACGTGCACTATTATTTGCAGGTATTCGCTCTGCTGTTCTCTGGAGACAGTGTGGTGGGAGTCGCTGGCAGTTATTACTTTCAAGAAAAAAATACATTGATAGTGCGAAAGCACTACTAAAATAA
- a CDS encoding 3-deoxy-manno-octulosonate cytidylyltransferase, with protein MTAYHIVIPARYASSRFPGKPLKQINGKTMLEHVYRVAKKSSASSIVIATDDARIVEAAEKFCDQVLMTSDQHQSGTDRLAEVCQMNGWAEDEIVVNLQGDEPLTPPELLHQVAENIHLNKQASIATLSTPLTAVEEINDPNIVKVVADINGYALYFSRASIPFQRDAGENMNTSHYQRHLGIYAYRAGFLNDYSQMPQCELESIEKLEQLRAMYHGYKIHIQEAVKLPGPGIDTPEDLDKIHTLLASLN; from the coding sequence ATGACTGCATACCATATTGTAATTCCAGCTAGATATGCGTCTAGTCGATTTCCGGGTAAACCACTGAAGCAAATTAATGGCAAAACGATGCTTGAGCATGTTTATCGTGTAGCAAAGAAATCATCTGCCAGTAGTATTGTTATTGCTACTGATGATGCACGTATTGTTGAAGCGGCAGAAAAATTTTGCGATCAGGTTTTAATGACTTCTGATCAACATCAGTCCGGTACTGACAGGCTGGCTGAGGTTTGCCAGATGAATGGCTGGGCGGAAGATGAAATAGTTGTTAACCTTCAGGGTGATGAACCATTGACACCGCCTGAGTTACTTCATCAGGTGGCTGAAAATATACACCTAAATAAACAGGCATCCATTGCTACTTTAAGTACACCTTTAACAGCGGTTGAAGAAATAAACGATCCGAATATAGTTAAAGTCGTCGCAGATATTAATGGTTATGCACTTTATTTTAGTCGGGCTTCAATACCGTTCCAGAGAGATGCTGGTGAGAATATGAATACCAGTCATTATCAGCGCCATTTAGGTATTTATGCATATCGGGCAGGTTTTTTGAATGACTATAGTCAGATGCCACAATGTGAGCTGGAATCGATAGAGAAACTGGAGCAATTACGTGCAATGTATCATGGGTATAAAATTCATATACAGGAGGCTGTGAAGTTGCCAGGTCCTGGAATAGATACACCTGAAGATTTAGATAAAATCCACACTTTACTGGCATCATTAAACTAA
- a CDS encoding tRNA 2-thiouridine(34) synthase MnmA, translated as MTILNNTTNKTQRVIVGMSGGVDSSVAAQRLIEDGYQVEGLFMKNWEQDDDKDYCAAADDLKDAQQVCDKLGIKLHSVNFADQYWDRVFKNFLDEYGAGRTPNPDILCNKEIKFKAFLDYALQLGADFIATGHYVQRGESKNSYQLLKGLDDNKDQSYFLYTLTQQQLKHSLFPVGDIEKPEVRKLAEKSDFITHNKKDSTGICFIGERKFKDFLQRFIPAQPGEIKTLEGQTVGKHHGLMYYTLGQRKGLGIGGVKNATEEPWFSVKKDLEKNILYVAQGDDSALYHTHLDASQLCWVSGITPELPYSCKAKVRYRQDDQPCIIQSFENNSITVSFEKAQRAITPGQSVVFYQGNICLGGGVIDNMYNNIKD; from the coding sequence ATAACGATTTTGAATAACACAACCAACAAAACACAACGAGTCATTGTAGGTATGTCAGGTGGTGTAGATTCATCTGTCGCAGCCCAACGCCTGATCGAAGATGGCTATCAGGTTGAAGGTCTGTTCATGAAAAACTGGGAACAGGATGACGACAAAGACTATTGTGCAGCAGCTGACGACTTAAAAGATGCGCAGCAGGTTTGTGATAAATTAGGTATAAAATTACACAGTGTTAACTTTGCAGATCAGTACTGGGATCGTGTATTCAAAAACTTTCTTGATGAATACGGCGCGGGAAGAACTCCAAACCCGGATATTTTATGTAATAAGGAAATTAAATTTAAGGCATTTCTAGATTACGCTCTTCAATTAGGGGCAGACTTTATTGCTACAGGTCATTACGTACAACGTGGTGAAAGTAAAAACAGTTACCAGTTATTAAAAGGTCTGGACGACAATAAAGACCAGAGTTATTTTTTATACACGCTTACTCAACAGCAATTAAAACATAGCCTTTTTCCAGTAGGTGATATAGAAAAACCTGAAGTACGCAAACTTGCTGAAAAATCTGATTTTATTACTCATAATAAAAAAGACAGTACGGGCATCTGTTTTATAGGCGAAAGAAAATTCAAAGATTTTCTGCAACGTTTTATACCGGCTCAACCCGGTGAAATTAAAACATTAGAAGGTCAAACCGTCGGCAAACATCATGGTCTGATGTACTATACACTTGGTCAACGAAAAGGGCTTGGTATTGGTGGTGTCAAAAATGCGACTGAAGAACCCTGGTTTAGTGTAAAAAAAGATCTGGAAAAAAATATTTTATATGTGGCACAGGGTGACGATTCAGCTTTGTATCACACCCATTTAGATGCTTCACAACTGTGCTGGGTTAGTGGTATAACACCTGAGTTACCTTATTCCTGCAAAGCAAAAGTACGTTACAGGCAGGATGACCAACCGTGTATTATTCAAAGTTTTGAAAATAATTCAATTACAGTCAGCTTTGAAAAAGCACAACGTGCAATCACCCCTGGACAATCTGTCGTTTTTTATCAGGGTAATATTTGTTTAGGTGGCGGTGTCATTGATAACATGTACAACAACATCAAAGATTAA
- a CDS encoding isoprenylcysteine carboxylmethyltransferase family protein has translation MSRADKVSDATGLEKLILTLRYHEQSRQWFAVIFVLLVSLLGSYEPMLFIVGGAIAVFGELIRMWASGYVMKNKELATTGPYAYVRHPLYVGNILLLIGFSIASTQWWSFVLMIALLAFYYPPTISYEDNKLRDIFGDEWIEWSKNINALIPTFGSKAGSVKSSWSFKKSLMQNAEPVIVVYLIGCLYLLYTS, from the coding sequence ATGTCACGTGCCGATAAGGTCTCAGACGCTACAGGTCTGGAAAAACTGATATTAACACTTCGTTACCATGAACAATCACGTCAGTGGTTCGCGGTCATATTTGTATTGCTAGTGAGTTTACTTGGCTCGTATGAGCCTATGTTATTTATTGTGGGTGGAGCAATCGCAGTCTTTGGTGAACTGATTCGTATGTGGGCTTCAGGTTACGTTATGAAGAATAAAGAGCTGGCAACTACCGGCCCATATGCCTATGTTCGGCATCCTCTTTATGTCGGTAATATTCTGTTATTGATCGGTTTTTCAATCGCATCTACCCAATGGTGGTCATTTGTACTTATGATCGCTTTGCTGGCCTTTTATTATCCACCAACAATCTCATACGAGGACAACAAACTTCGTGATATTTTTGGAGATGAATGGATTGAATGGTCTAAAAATATTAATGCCCTGATACCTACCTTTGGCTCTAAAGCAGGCAGCGTGAAAAGCTCCTGGTCTTTCAAAAAGAGCCTGATGCAAAATGCAGAACCTGTCATTGTAGTGTATCTTATTGGTTGTCTATATCTGCTTTATACCAGTTAA
- a CDS encoding biopolymer transporter ExbB yields the protein MVKAGGWLMFPIIAGSIIAFAIILERFWALQKKKVIPDHLVASIWHWIKEGQLERSKIEEISKQSALGKILATGLNNRHLERDRIKESIEEAGRQVVHEMERFLNTLGTIASISPLLGLLGTVVGMIKVFTAITSSGGVGNAAPLAGGISQALVTTAAGLTVAIIALIFYRYFRGRIDELVVKMEEEAIKMVDVLHNNRSISSVSEDKKPTGKAA from the coding sequence ATGGTCAAAGCCGGAGGCTGGTTAATGTTTCCCATCATAGCAGGCTCAATTATAGCCTTTGCTATTATTCTTGAGCGATTCTGGGCCCTGCAGAAGAAAAAAGTCATACCTGATCATCTAGTCGCAAGTATCTGGCACTGGATAAAAGAAGGGCAGCTGGAACGTTCAAAAATTGAAGAAATCAGCAAACAGTCAGCTCTTGGCAAAATCCTCGCAACAGGTTTAAATAATCGTCATCTTGAACGTGACCGCATAAAAGAGTCTATAGAAGAAGCGGGTCGACAGGTAGTTCATGAAATGGAACGATTCTTAAATACTTTAGGAACTATCGCTTCAATTTCTCCATTATTAGGTCTACTGGGTACCGTTGTGGGTATGATTAAGGTCTTTACCGCAATAACCAGTTCTGGTGGTGTAGGTAATGCTGCTCCACTTGCTGGTGGTATCTCGCAGGCACTTGTAACGACAGCAGCAGGTTTAACTGTCGCTATTATCGCACTTATTTTTTACCGATATTTTCGTGGCAGGATTGATGAGCTGGTTGTGAAAATGGAAGAAGAAGCGATAAAAATGGTCGATGTATTACATAATAATCGAAGCATTTCCTCTGTTAGCGAAGATAAAAAGCCAACGGGGAAAGCAGCTTGA
- a CDS encoding NUDIX hydrolase → MTDIWKPHATVAAIIERDNQFLMVEEIAGGQTVYNQPAGHLDPNESLVEAAVRETREETAWHFIPEYISGIYRWDQSSTNRCFLRVAFVGSCDDYKKEQPLDDGIIRALWLTREELAAQTEKLRSPMVLRCIDDYLSGIKYPLDLLTDIQ, encoded by the coding sequence ATGACTGATATCTGGAAACCCCATGCTACTGTTGCAGCAATTATTGAGAGAGACAATCAATTTTTAATGGTTGAAGAAATAGCCGGTGGACAAACTGTTTACAATCAACCTGCAGGCCATCTTGATCCAAATGAAAGTCTGGTTGAGGCTGCTGTAAGAGAAACCCGCGAAGAAACAGCCTGGCACTTTATTCCTGAATATATCAGCGGCATATATCGCTGGGATCAAAGCAGCACAAATCGGTGTTTTTTACGTGTTGCTTTTGTAGGCAGTTGCGATGATTACAAAAAAGAACAGCCACTGGATGATGGTATCATTAGAGCCCTGTGGTTAACGCGAGAAGAACTCGCAGCTCAAACGGAAAAATTACGCAGCCCAATGGTATTACGCTGCATCGATGATTACCTGAGTGGTATAAAATACCCTCTGGATCTACTGACAGATATTCAATAA
- a CDS encoding DUF2062 domain-containing protein encodes MPKKFLRKCLPDPHKITQSKSLRIFGNFIHEPNLWHMNRKSVSMAFMVGMFFMWVPLPSQMILAAGAAILLRCNLPLSVALVWITNPITMAPMFYSAYILGNWMLGSPPSNIEFEASFEWISQQMDVIWKPFLLGCFTLGVSSSIIGFVGIRMLWRLHIVNYLKNKKQRFVDKHKKQK; translated from the coding sequence ATGCCAAAAAAGTTTTTACGTAAATGTCTGCCAGATCCGCATAAAATCACCCAGTCCAAGTCTCTGCGAATTTTTGGTAATTTCATACATGAGCCTAACCTCTGGCACATGAATCGCAAATCAGTCTCTATGGCATTTATGGTCGGCATGTTTTTTATGTGGGTCCCCCTGCCATCACAGATGATACTTGCAGCAGGTGCTGCCATACTACTGCGTTGCAATCTTCCCTTATCGGTAGCGCTGGTATGGATCACCAACCCGATCACCATGGCGCCCATGTTTTATTCCGCGTATATACTGGGGAACTGGATGCTTGGTTCACCTCCAAGCAATATTGAATTTGAAGCTTCTTTTGAATGGATTTCCCAGCAAATGGATGTCATCTGGAAGCCCTTTTTACTTGGCTGTTTTACACTGGGCGTAAGCAGTTCAATTATTGGTTTTGTTGGAATACGCATGTTATGGCGTTTACATATTGTTAATTACCTGAAAAACAAAAAACAACGTTTCGTTGATAAACACAAAAAACAAAAATAG
- the msbA gene encoding lipid A export permease/ATP-binding protein MsbA: MSVNSDSENAKPVNVKVTYGRLLSYTFQNKGVFAFAVASMVLVALSQPAFAALMEPMLDGGFINKDPEIIQWLPYAFISVFIVRAIAGFASDYSMTWIGRKVIQTLRAQMFERLIMLPNNYYDNTSTGETISRFIYDVEQLATASTTAVTILIKDSLMLVSLIGWMFYLSPMLAGVFLVLAPVMALIVTIVSRRFRDISKRIQSSMGTISHVLEESVQGQRVVKIFGGQKYELDRFYKNNNHNRQQNMKLMVSTSLSTAILQIIVAFALAGIIYVAIQEGLKDNLTAGTFTAYITAATMLFAPLKRLTNINAVIQKGVAAAESVFEFLDIEQESDKGTYNVDRVKGEIVFEDLNFAYEGHPDKAVLNNINLHIKPGETIAFVGQSGSGKSTLVNLIPRLYSGYNGKILLDGVNLEDYKIENLRDHIAYVGQEVVLFNDTIAHNITYGFDDIDENKLNEAAIAAHAMEFIERQEQGMYSLTGEKGVLLSGGQRQRLVIARALFKNAPVLIMDEATSALDTESERIIQSALEALTKNRTTLVIAHRLSTIENADKIVVMEKGNIVEVGTHAELLQKGAAYSALHSIQFSESTDKSDS; this comes from the coding sequence ATGTCTGTGAATTCTGATTCTGAGAATGCTAAACCAGTTAATGTTAAAGTCACATACGGTCGTTTACTCTCTTATACTTTTCAAAATAAAGGTGTATTTGCATTTGCTGTAGCCAGTATGGTTCTGGTTGCACTGTCTCAACCTGCATTCGCAGCTTTAATGGAACCCATGCTGGATGGTGGGTTCATCAATAAAGATCCCGAGATTATTCAATGGTTACCTTATGCGTTTATATCCGTCTTTATTGTACGTGCTATAGCAGGGTTTGCCTCAGACTACAGCATGACCTGGATTGGTCGAAAAGTTATACAGACACTTCGAGCACAAATGTTTGAACGTCTGATAATGTTGCCAAATAATTATTATGATAATACTTCTACTGGCGAAACGATCTCACGTTTTATTTATGATGTAGAGCAACTGGCAACAGCATCAACTACTGCAGTAACCATTTTAATAAAAGATTCATTAATGCTGGTAAGCCTGATTGGTTGGATGTTTTATTTAAGCCCGATGTTAGCTGGTGTTTTCCTGGTTTTGGCACCGGTGATGGCTCTAATTGTAACGATTGTTTCACGCCGATTCAGGGACATTTCGAAACGAATACAGTCATCTATGGGTACGATATCTCATGTACTAGAAGAGTCGGTACAGGGGCAGCGAGTTGTTAAAATATTCGGTGGTCAAAAATATGAGTTAGATCGTTTTTATAAAAATAATAATCATAATCGCCAGCAAAATATGAAGTTAATGGTAAGTACTTCGTTAAGTACAGCTATTTTGCAAATTATTGTTGCGTTTGCTCTGGCGGGTATTATTTATGTAGCAATTCAGGAAGGCCTTAAAGATAATTTAACTGCTGGTACATTTACAGCCTATATAACGGCTGCAACGATGTTATTTGCACCGCTAAAACGTTTAACTAATATAAATGCGGTTATACAAAAAGGGGTAGCTGCTGCGGAAAGTGTATTTGAGTTTTTAGATATTGAACAAGAATCAGATAAAGGCACCTATAATGTTGACAGAGTTAAGGGTGAAATAGTATTTGAAGATTTGAATTTTGCGTATGAAGGTCATCCGGATAAAGCGGTTTTAAATAATATAAATTTACATATCAAACCAGGTGAAACTATTGCTTTTGTTGGACAGTCAGGAAGTGGAAAATCTACACTGGTTAATTTAATACCTCGCTTATATTCTGGTTACAATGGAAAAATTCTGCTTGATGGTGTCAATCTTGAAGATTATAAAATAGAGAATTTACGCGATCATATCGCGTATGTTGGGCAGGAAGTTGTTTTATTTAATGACACAATTGCACATAATATTACTTATGGCTTTGATGATATAGATGAAAATAAGTTGAATGAAGCAGCTATTGCTGCACATGCAATGGAGTTTATTGAGCGACAGGAACAGGGCATGTATTCACTTACCGGTGAAAAGGGTGTTTTATTATCTGGTGGGCAACGACAACGTCTGGTTATTGCACGTGCTCTGTTTAAAAATGCTCCGGTGTTAATTATGGATGAAGCAACATCAGCTCTGGATACTGAATCGGAAAGAATTATTCAAAGTGCACTGGAAGCGCTGACAAAAAATCGTACAACACTGGTTATTGCGCATCGATTATCTACTATTGAAAATGCAGATAAAATTGTGGTGATGGAAAAAGGTAATATTGTAGAAGTAGGTACTCATGCAGAACTGTTGCAAAAGGGTGCTGCTTATAGCGCGCTTCATAGCATACAGTTTTCTGAATCGACTGATAAGTCTGATTCTTAG
- a CDS encoding biopolymer transporter ExbD: protein MNLKPERREDIDLNLTPLIDVVFLLLIFFMVSTTFEKTSKLKIDLPEASVQATQQVDKKIVIGIDMKGRYYINERQLVNTQLKTLKLALLKIAGDNKEIPIVLRADAKTPHQSVVRAMDAASQVGLTRLSISTLETSGSK from the coding sequence TTGAATCTCAAGCCTGAACGTAGAGAAGATATTGATTTAAATTTAACACCACTAATAGATGTGGTGTTTTTATTGTTAATATTTTTTATGGTCTCTACCACATTTGAAAAAACTTCAAAGCTAAAAATAGACTTGCCTGAAGCATCTGTTCAAGCTACTCAGCAGGTTGATAAAAAAATTGTGATTGGTATTGATATGAAGGGGCGTTATTACATTAATGAACGTCAGTTAGTTAATACACAATTAAAAACTTTAAAACTGGCATTGCTAAAAATAGCCGGTGATAACAAGGAAATACCTATCGTTTTACGTGCGGATGCAAAAACACCACACCAGTCAGTAGTGAGAGCTATGGATGCAGCTTCGCAGGTGGGTTTAACTCGTTTATCTATTTCAACACTTGAAACTAGTGGATCTAAATAA